Proteins encoded by one window of Pseudochaenichthys georgianus chromosome 9, fPseGeo1.2, whole genome shotgun sequence:
- the LOC117451870 gene encoding very low-density lipoprotein receptor-like isoform X1 gives MGAGLLLCAVLLQLSGSLQVSAGSSPLKCVLGSKLCRDASECVSYQHVCDGEPDCKDGSDEDDCATACSEDQFQCAHGKKCIEKQQLCDGVPQCLDRSDELLCPEGREGCDHRCDESRCLPRTFLCDGERDCVDGTDEDNCVSPPEDPEEEDSEPDEGTLPTPTPAPSSGPSTPIKCALGFRPCVDLKQCVLYRHVCDGEVDCSDGSDEEECSSACEADQFQCAHGKKCVPLSQVCDGVSQCQDRSDETSCTHRTDGCKHQCDDNDRCLPSSFLCDGERDCVDGTDEDNCVIEGCSPTDFTCSSGQCVSAQMLCDGHPDCRDRSDEEGCVSPPACSTKHRCPLSKECLVEEWLCDGDLDCEDGSDEKDCPVSPEVCGEFQWSCKSKRKCTPSSWRCDGTKDCDDGSDERECEVWCPSHQFPCGSEGCVSWSLVCNNVTNCADGSDEGGSCSSLCEDTMRCSQICFSTPQGPRCGCSLGFRLLPDARSCSDVDECESSSPSVCSQLCINTEGSYRCDCEQGYIMEAGGHHCKITGEPFLLVSVHTDIFLYGLRSGALDILSLSAQKAILSLDYDWRQQRVLWVSLDTEGVQWSSLDRKTSGTLIKGLRADSVAVDWLGRNLYWIDGVTGKISAIKLSSEPVKTSDHIVILDEDLDLPRSLALLPQKGLMFWTEISNVPKIERSGMDGSERRVVVNSSLGWPGDVALDPISERVYWTDERLRAIGSATLDGEDIRILQMKETTNPFSLAVFNDMLYWSDAKKRVVFAANKNSGKNRQVLLKRLDQPFSVKILHPLLQTGFQSPCENIVCSHMCVLAPGPKAVCKCPPRLLLAEDGLTCSSLVDSDFLLMLSPSTVTRIYLQSRHASSDLKGWPEHVALQVPSVNEAAILDFTLRDDTLFLADEATTSLSSFKLKDLDLSSEGVFLKLLGNSITAMAVDWITGSVFWSSTTQPRLQVTSSTAAHTAVLLKEGVGWVGSIALHPPTGMVCFTNLGLQGSTVECSNMDGDQRKVVWKDAEQPTSLVFSSSGDSVYWADTGLGSIGSALLDGSGYKELQTEEGLVAVALSADTLLWMTLSADKTRLWFRDEQQNIKLWFEVGTEVVDLKAFSKSSQTGSNGCSENNGDCQQLCLATPGGRTCVCAHGHVLMNATHCRPAQRCPNGSRSCLDLLSCQPEEKFCNGRVDCHDHSDENCVGLKQLSGAEVFSSSPVSSPPPLPSPLPSPLPSPLPTLSEDLNSTLEEDVQLKNLDGLQCSQTLCGGNGRCVETGGETTCECKMMYSGDACEDSLLQTMQGPLIYGAVGVCAGVLVIAVMAVVVKRKRSGNGRRATPEAEKETSMTDLEKKPETPSADADKPEEAVSSVD, from the exons ATGGGTGCAGGTTTGCTTCTGTGTGCAGTCTTGTTGCAGCTGTCAGGATCCCTGCAAG TGTCTGCAGGAAGCAGCCCTCTGAAATGTGTCCTCGGCTCTAAGCTATGCAGAGACGCCTCCGAGTGTGTTTCCTACCAACACGTGTGTGACGGAGAGCCTGACTGCAAGGACGGCTCTGATGAAGACGACTGTGCAACAGCATGCAGCGAAG ATCAGTTCCAGTGTGCTCACGGGAAGAAGTGCATCGAGAAGCAGCAGCTGTGTGACGGGGTGCCTCAGTGTCTGGACCGGTCCGATGAGCTGCTCTGCCCAGAGGGGCGCGAGGGCTGCGACCACCGGTGCGACGAGAGCCGCTGCTTACCGAGAACCTTCCTCTGCGACGGGGAGAGGGACTGCGTGGACGGGACCGACGAGGACAACTGCG TGTCCCCACCAGAGGACCCAGAGGAAGAGGACTCTGAACCGGATGAAGGGACCCTCCCCACCCCGACCCCTGCACCCTCCTCCGGCCCCTCGACCCCCATAAAGTGTGCTCTGGGCTTCAGACCCTGCGTGGACCTGAAGCAGTGTGTGCTCTATAGACATGTGTGTGACGGAGAGGTAGACTGCTCCGACGGCTCTGACGAGGAAGAGTGCTCCTCAGCATGTGAAGCAG ATCAGTTCCAGTGCGCTCACGGGAAGAAGTGCGTCCCTCTGAGCCAGGTGTGTGACGGCGTGTCTCAGTGTCAGGACCGGTCCGATGAGACGAGCTGCACCCATCGGACGGACGGGTGCAAACACCAGTGTGACGACAACGACCGCTGCCTCCCCAGCAGCTTCCTGTGCGACGGAGAGAGGGACTGCGTGGACGGGACCGACGAGGACAACTGCG TGATCGAAGGCTGCAGTCCCACAGACTTCACCTGCTCCAGCGGGCAGTGCGTGTCGGCGCAGATGTTGTGTGACGGACACCCGGACTGCAGGGACCGGTCGGATGAGGAGGGCTGCGTCTCCCCCCCCGCCTGCAGCACCAAGCACCGCTGCCCCCTCAGCAAGGAGTGCCTGGTGGAGGAGTGGCTCTGTGACGGAGACCTGGACTGCGAGGACGGCTCCGACGAGAAG GACTGTCCGGTGTCTCCGGAGGTCTGTGGGGAGTTCCAGTGGTCGTGTAAATCCAAGAGGAAGTGCACCCCTTCCTCCTGGAGGTGTGACGGCACGAAGGACTGCGACGACGGCAGCGACGAGAGAGAAT GCGAGGTGTGGTGCCCCTCCCACCAGTTCCCCTGTGGCAGTGAGGGGTGTGTGTCCTGGTCTCTGGTGTGTAACAACGTCACCAACTGCGCCGACGGATCAGACGAGGGCGgcagctgcagctctctctGCGAGGACACGATGCGCTGCTCTCAGATCTGTTTCAGCACGCCGCAGGGACCG CGCTGCGGCTGCTCGTTGGGCTTCAGGCTCCTTCCGGACGCTCGGAGCTGCTCGGATGTGGACGAGTGCGAGTCCAGCAGCCCGTCCGTCTGCAGCCAGCTGTGCATCAACACCGAGGGGTCGTACAGATGTGACTGTGAGCAGGGGTACATCATGGAGGCCGGAGGACACCACTGCAAGATCACCG GTGAGCCCTTCCTCCTGGTCTCGGTGCACACGGACATCTTCCTGTACGGGCTGCGCAGCGGAGCTCTGGACATCTTGTCCTTGTCGGCCCAGAAGGCCATCCTGTCTCTGGACTACGACTGGAGGCAGCAGAGGGTCCTGTGGGTCAGCCTGGACACGGAGGGCGTCCAGTGGTCCTCCCTGGACCGTAAGACCAGCGGGACCCTCATCAAAG GGCTGCGTGCGGACTCGGTGGCGGTGGACTGGCTCGGCAGGAACCTGTACTGGATCGATGGAGTGACCGGAAAGATCTCTGCCATCAAACTGAGCTCAGAACCAGTGAAGACCTCGGACCACATCGTGATCCTCGATGAAGACCTGGACCTGCCTCGCTCTCTGGCTCTGCTTCCTCAGAAAGG GCTGATGTTCTGGACGGAGATCAGCAACGTGCCGAAGATCGAGCGCTCGGGGATGGACGGTTCTGAGCGGAGAGTCGTGGTGAACTCCAGTCTGGGCTGGCCGGGCGACGTGGCGCTGGACCCGATCTCTGAGAGGGTCTACTGGACCGACGAGAGGCTGAGGGCCATCGGGTCCGCCACGCTGGACGGAGAGGACATCCGG ATCCTGCAGATGAAGGAGACCACCAACCCGTTCTCGCTGGCTGTGTTTAACGACATGCTGTACTGGTCTGACGCCAAGAAGAGAGTTGTGTTCGCTGCGAATAAAAACTCTGGGAAAAACCGACAAGTCCTCCTGAAGAGACTCGACCAGCCTTTCAGTGTGAAG ATCCTCCACCCGTTGCTTCAGACGGGCTTCCAGAGTCCCTGTGAAAACATCGTCTGTTCCCACATGTGTGTTTTGGCCCCGGGGCCCAAAGCCGTGTGCAAATGTCCCCCTCGTCTCCTATTGGCTGAGGACGGCCTGACCTGCTCCAGCCTCGTCGACTCTGACTTCCTGTTGATGCTGTCGCCCTCCACCGTCACTCGG ATCTACCTGCAGTCCCGACACGCCTCATCAGATCTGAAGGGCTGGCCTGAACACGTCGCCCTGCAGGTGCCCAGCGTCAACGAGGCGGCCATCTTGGACTTCACCCTCCGAGACGACACTTTGTTTCTGGCAGACGAGGCCACGACTTCCCTCAGCTCCTTCAAACTCAAGGACTTAGACCTGTCCTCAGAG GGCGTGTTCCTGAAGCTTCTGGGTAACTCCATCACGGCCATGGCTGTGGACTGGATCACAGGCAGTGTGTTCTGGAGCAGCACCACGCAGCCCCGCCTGCAGGTGACCTCCAGCACCGCGGCCCACACCGCGGTCCTCCTGAAGGAAGGTGTTGGGTGGGTGGGGTCCATCGCCCTCCATCCTCCCACTGGAATGGTGTGCTTCACTAACCTGGGTCTGCAGGGCTCCACGGTGGAGTGCTCCAACATGGACGGGGATCAGAGGAAAGTCGTGTGGAAAGACGCCGAGCAGCCCACGTCTCTGGTGTTCTCCAGCAGCGGGGACTCCGTCTACTGGGCCGACACCG GGTTAGGGTCCATCGGCTCGGCCCTGCTCGATGGCTCTGGATACAAAGAGCTGCAGACGGAGGAGGGCCTGGTTGCTGTGGCGCTGAGTGCCGACACGCTGCTCTGGATGACTCTCAGTG CAGACAAGACCAGGCTCTGGTTCAGAGACGAGCAGCAGAACATCAAGCTGTGGTTCGAAGTCGGCACGGAAGTGGTCGACTTAAAGGCGTTCAGCAAGTCCAGTCAGACGG GCTCAAACGGATGCTCAGAAAACAACGGAGACTGCCAGCAGCTGTGCCTCGCCACCCCGGGGGGTCGGACATGTGTCTGTGCTCATGGTCACGTCCTGATGAACGCCACTCACTGCAGGCCGGCGCAGCGATGTCCCAACGGCAGCCGCTCCTGTCTGGATCTGCTCTCCTGCCAGCCGGAGGAGAAGTTCTGTAACGGACGAGTGGACTGCCACGACCACTCGGACGAGAACT GTGTCGGTCTGAAGCAGCTGTCTGGAGCAGAAGTCTTTTCTTCTTCTCCCGTCAGTTCCCCTCCCCCTCTTCCCTCCCCTCTTCCCTCCCCTCTTCCCTCCCCTCTTCCCACACTCTCTGAGGACCTGAACTCCACCCTGGAGGAAGACGTCCAGCTGAAGAACCTGGACGGCCTGCAGTGCAGCCAGACACTCTGCGGTGGGAACGGACGCTGCGTGGAGACGGGAGGAGAAACGACATGCGAGTGTAAAATGATGTACAGCGGAGACGCCTGTGAAGACAGCCTGCTGCAGACCATGCAGGGGCCTCTGATCTACGGTGCTGTGGGGGTCTGTGCGGGAGTCTTGGTCATTGCTGTGATGGCGGTGGTggtgaagaggaagaggagcggAAATGGCAG GAGAGCTACCCCCGAAGCGGAGAAGGAGACGAGCATGACGGACCTGGAGAAGAAACCTGAAACACCAAGTGCAGACGCTGACAAACCCGAG GAAGCGGTGTCTTCTGTAGACTGA
- the LOC117451870 gene encoding very low-density lipoprotein receptor-like isoform X2, producing the protein MGAGLLLCAVLLQLSGSLQVSAGSSPLKCVLGSKLCRDASECVSYQHVCDGEPDCKDGSDEDDCATACSEDQFQCAHGKKCIEKQQLCDGVPQCLDRSDELLCPEGREGCDHRCDESRCLPRTFLCDGERDCVDGTDEDNCVSPPEDPEEEDSEPDEGTLPTPTPAPSSGPSTPIKCALGFRPCVDLKQCVLYRHVCDGEVDCSDGSDEEECSSACEADQFQCAHGKKCVPLSQVCDGVSQCQDRSDETSCTHRTDGCKHQCDDNDRCLPSSFLCDGERDCVDGTDEDNCVIEGCSPTDFTCSSGQCVSAQMLCDGHPDCRDRSDEEGCVSPPACSTKHRCPLSKECLVEEWLCDGDLDCEDGSDEKDCPVSPEVCGEFQWSCKSKRKCTPSSWRCDGTKDCDDGSDERECEVWCPSHQFPCGSEGCVSWSLVCNNVTNCADGSDEGGSCSSLCEDTMRCSQICFSTPQGPRCGCSLGFRLLPDARSCSDVDECESSSPSVCSQLCINTEGSYRCDCEQGYIMEAGGHHCKITGEPFLLVSVHTDIFLYGLRSGALDILSLSAQKAILSLDYDWRQQRVLWVSLDTEGVQWSSLDRKTSGTLIKGLRADSVAVDWLGRNLYWIDGVTGKISAIKLSSEPVKTSDHIVILDEDLDLPRSLALLPQKGLMFWTEISNVPKIERSGMDGSERRVVVNSSLGWPGDVALDPISERVYWTDERLRAIGSATLDGEDIRILQMKETTNPFSLAVFNDMLYWSDAKKRVVFAANKNSGKNRQVLLKRLDQPFSVKILHPLLQTGFQSPCENIVCSHMCVLAPGPKAVCKCPPRLLLAEDGLTCSSLVDSDFLLMLSPSTVTRIYLQSRHASSDLKGWPEHVALQVPSVNEAAILDFTLRDDTLFLADEATTSLSSFKLKDLDLSSEGVFLKLLGNSITAMAVDWITGSVFWSSTTQPRLQVTSSTAAHTAVLLKEGVGWVGSIALHPPTGMVCFTNLGLQGSTVECSNMDGDQRKVVWKDAEQPTSLVFSSSGDSVYWADTGLGSIGSALLDGSGYKELQTEEGLVAVALSADTLLWMTLSDKTRLWFRDEQQNIKLWFEVGTEVVDLKAFSKSSQTGSNGCSENNGDCQQLCLATPGGRTCVCAHGHVLMNATHCRPAQRCPNGSRSCLDLLSCQPEEKFCNGRVDCHDHSDENCVGLKQLSGAEVFSSSPVSSPPPLPSPLPSPLPSPLPTLSEDLNSTLEEDVQLKNLDGLQCSQTLCGGNGRCVETGGETTCECKMMYSGDACEDSLLQTMQGPLIYGAVGVCAGVLVIAVMAVVVKRKRSGNGRRATPEAEKETSMTDLEKKPETPSADADKPEEAVSSVD; encoded by the exons ATGGGTGCAGGTTTGCTTCTGTGTGCAGTCTTGTTGCAGCTGTCAGGATCCCTGCAAG TGTCTGCAGGAAGCAGCCCTCTGAAATGTGTCCTCGGCTCTAAGCTATGCAGAGACGCCTCCGAGTGTGTTTCCTACCAACACGTGTGTGACGGAGAGCCTGACTGCAAGGACGGCTCTGATGAAGACGACTGTGCAACAGCATGCAGCGAAG ATCAGTTCCAGTGTGCTCACGGGAAGAAGTGCATCGAGAAGCAGCAGCTGTGTGACGGGGTGCCTCAGTGTCTGGACCGGTCCGATGAGCTGCTCTGCCCAGAGGGGCGCGAGGGCTGCGACCACCGGTGCGACGAGAGCCGCTGCTTACCGAGAACCTTCCTCTGCGACGGGGAGAGGGACTGCGTGGACGGGACCGACGAGGACAACTGCG TGTCCCCACCAGAGGACCCAGAGGAAGAGGACTCTGAACCGGATGAAGGGACCCTCCCCACCCCGACCCCTGCACCCTCCTCCGGCCCCTCGACCCCCATAAAGTGTGCTCTGGGCTTCAGACCCTGCGTGGACCTGAAGCAGTGTGTGCTCTATAGACATGTGTGTGACGGAGAGGTAGACTGCTCCGACGGCTCTGACGAGGAAGAGTGCTCCTCAGCATGTGAAGCAG ATCAGTTCCAGTGCGCTCACGGGAAGAAGTGCGTCCCTCTGAGCCAGGTGTGTGACGGCGTGTCTCAGTGTCAGGACCGGTCCGATGAGACGAGCTGCACCCATCGGACGGACGGGTGCAAACACCAGTGTGACGACAACGACCGCTGCCTCCCCAGCAGCTTCCTGTGCGACGGAGAGAGGGACTGCGTGGACGGGACCGACGAGGACAACTGCG TGATCGAAGGCTGCAGTCCCACAGACTTCACCTGCTCCAGCGGGCAGTGCGTGTCGGCGCAGATGTTGTGTGACGGACACCCGGACTGCAGGGACCGGTCGGATGAGGAGGGCTGCGTCTCCCCCCCCGCCTGCAGCACCAAGCACCGCTGCCCCCTCAGCAAGGAGTGCCTGGTGGAGGAGTGGCTCTGTGACGGAGACCTGGACTGCGAGGACGGCTCCGACGAGAAG GACTGTCCGGTGTCTCCGGAGGTCTGTGGGGAGTTCCAGTGGTCGTGTAAATCCAAGAGGAAGTGCACCCCTTCCTCCTGGAGGTGTGACGGCACGAAGGACTGCGACGACGGCAGCGACGAGAGAGAAT GCGAGGTGTGGTGCCCCTCCCACCAGTTCCCCTGTGGCAGTGAGGGGTGTGTGTCCTGGTCTCTGGTGTGTAACAACGTCACCAACTGCGCCGACGGATCAGACGAGGGCGgcagctgcagctctctctGCGAGGACACGATGCGCTGCTCTCAGATCTGTTTCAGCACGCCGCAGGGACCG CGCTGCGGCTGCTCGTTGGGCTTCAGGCTCCTTCCGGACGCTCGGAGCTGCTCGGATGTGGACGAGTGCGAGTCCAGCAGCCCGTCCGTCTGCAGCCAGCTGTGCATCAACACCGAGGGGTCGTACAGATGTGACTGTGAGCAGGGGTACATCATGGAGGCCGGAGGACACCACTGCAAGATCACCG GTGAGCCCTTCCTCCTGGTCTCGGTGCACACGGACATCTTCCTGTACGGGCTGCGCAGCGGAGCTCTGGACATCTTGTCCTTGTCGGCCCAGAAGGCCATCCTGTCTCTGGACTACGACTGGAGGCAGCAGAGGGTCCTGTGGGTCAGCCTGGACACGGAGGGCGTCCAGTGGTCCTCCCTGGACCGTAAGACCAGCGGGACCCTCATCAAAG GGCTGCGTGCGGACTCGGTGGCGGTGGACTGGCTCGGCAGGAACCTGTACTGGATCGATGGAGTGACCGGAAAGATCTCTGCCATCAAACTGAGCTCAGAACCAGTGAAGACCTCGGACCACATCGTGATCCTCGATGAAGACCTGGACCTGCCTCGCTCTCTGGCTCTGCTTCCTCAGAAAGG GCTGATGTTCTGGACGGAGATCAGCAACGTGCCGAAGATCGAGCGCTCGGGGATGGACGGTTCTGAGCGGAGAGTCGTGGTGAACTCCAGTCTGGGCTGGCCGGGCGACGTGGCGCTGGACCCGATCTCTGAGAGGGTCTACTGGACCGACGAGAGGCTGAGGGCCATCGGGTCCGCCACGCTGGACGGAGAGGACATCCGG ATCCTGCAGATGAAGGAGACCACCAACCCGTTCTCGCTGGCTGTGTTTAACGACATGCTGTACTGGTCTGACGCCAAGAAGAGAGTTGTGTTCGCTGCGAATAAAAACTCTGGGAAAAACCGACAAGTCCTCCTGAAGAGACTCGACCAGCCTTTCAGTGTGAAG ATCCTCCACCCGTTGCTTCAGACGGGCTTCCAGAGTCCCTGTGAAAACATCGTCTGTTCCCACATGTGTGTTTTGGCCCCGGGGCCCAAAGCCGTGTGCAAATGTCCCCCTCGTCTCCTATTGGCTGAGGACGGCCTGACCTGCTCCAGCCTCGTCGACTCTGACTTCCTGTTGATGCTGTCGCCCTCCACCGTCACTCGG ATCTACCTGCAGTCCCGACACGCCTCATCAGATCTGAAGGGCTGGCCTGAACACGTCGCCCTGCAGGTGCCCAGCGTCAACGAGGCGGCCATCTTGGACTTCACCCTCCGAGACGACACTTTGTTTCTGGCAGACGAGGCCACGACTTCCCTCAGCTCCTTCAAACTCAAGGACTTAGACCTGTCCTCAGAG GGCGTGTTCCTGAAGCTTCTGGGTAACTCCATCACGGCCATGGCTGTGGACTGGATCACAGGCAGTGTGTTCTGGAGCAGCACCACGCAGCCCCGCCTGCAGGTGACCTCCAGCACCGCGGCCCACACCGCGGTCCTCCTGAAGGAAGGTGTTGGGTGGGTGGGGTCCATCGCCCTCCATCCTCCCACTGGAATGGTGTGCTTCACTAACCTGGGTCTGCAGGGCTCCACGGTGGAGTGCTCCAACATGGACGGGGATCAGAGGAAAGTCGTGTGGAAAGACGCCGAGCAGCCCACGTCTCTGGTGTTCTCCAGCAGCGGGGACTCCGTCTACTGGGCCGACACCG GGTTAGGGTCCATCGGCTCGGCCCTGCTCGATGGCTCTGGATACAAAGAGCTGCAGACGGAGGAGGGCCTGGTTGCTGTGGCGCTGAGTGCCGACACGCTGCTCTGGATGACTCTCAGTG ACAAGACCAGGCTCTGGTTCAGAGACGAGCAGCAGAACATCAAGCTGTGGTTCGAAGTCGGCACGGAAGTGGTCGACTTAAAGGCGTTCAGCAAGTCCAGTCAGACGG GCTCAAACGGATGCTCAGAAAACAACGGAGACTGCCAGCAGCTGTGCCTCGCCACCCCGGGGGGTCGGACATGTGTCTGTGCTCATGGTCACGTCCTGATGAACGCCACTCACTGCAGGCCGGCGCAGCGATGTCCCAACGGCAGCCGCTCCTGTCTGGATCTGCTCTCCTGCCAGCCGGAGGAGAAGTTCTGTAACGGACGAGTGGACTGCCACGACCACTCGGACGAGAACT GTGTCGGTCTGAAGCAGCTGTCTGGAGCAGAAGTCTTTTCTTCTTCTCCCGTCAGTTCCCCTCCCCCTCTTCCCTCCCCTCTTCCCTCCCCTCTTCCCTCCCCTCTTCCCACACTCTCTGAGGACCTGAACTCCACCCTGGAGGAAGACGTCCAGCTGAAGAACCTGGACGGCCTGCAGTGCAGCCAGACACTCTGCGGTGGGAACGGACGCTGCGTGGAGACGGGAGGAGAAACGACATGCGAGTGTAAAATGATGTACAGCGGAGACGCCTGTGAAGACAGCCTGCTGCAGACCATGCAGGGGCCTCTGATCTACGGTGCTGTGGGGGTCTGTGCGGGAGTCTTGGTCATTGCTGTGATGGCGGTGGTggtgaagaggaagaggagcggAAATGGCAG GAGAGCTACCCCCGAAGCGGAGAAGGAGACGAGCATGACGGACCTGGAGAAGAAACCTGAAACACCAAGTGCAGACGCTGACAAACCCGAG GAAGCGGTGTCTTCTGTAGACTGA
- the p2rx4b gene encoding P2X purinoceptor 4b gives MFRKRNIAPHINSSYLRSCEFNRSSDPDCPIFRLKNIVSEAGEDFQDMAVKGGILGIIIDWSCDLDWWARKCSPKYSFRRLDSRIPNNDVAPGYNFRFAKYYMDQGGEEFRTLFKAYGIRFDVIVFGTAGKFGVVPTVVNLGAALSFLSLVPLVADWFLLTCLRKKDLYSRHKVSYLREDTDSEGETMHTIFGTK, from the exons atgttcaggaa AAGAAACATAGCGCCTCATATTAACTCCTCATACCTGCGCAGCTGTGAGTTTAACCGATCCTCAGACCCTGACTGCCCCATCTTTCGCCTCAAAAACATCGTGTCGGAGGCCGGGGAGGACTTCCAGGACATGGCTGTGAAG GGCGGTATCCTGGGTATTATCATCGACTGGAGCTGCGATCTGGACTGGTGGGCCCGGAAATGTTCCCCCAAATACAGCTTCCGCAGGCTGGACAGCAGAATCCCAAACAATGACGTGGCTCCTGGATACAACTTCAG GTTTGCTAAATATTACATGGACCAAGGAGGAGAGGAATTTCGAACCTTATTTAAAGCTTACGGGATCCGGTTTGACGTCATCGTATTTGGAACT GCAGGGAAGTTTGGAGTAGTCCCCACTGTAGTGAACTTGGGTGCAGCGTTGTCCTTCCTCAGCTTG GTTCCTCTGGTCGCTGACTGGTTTCTGTTGACGTGCCTGAGGAAAAAAGATCTTTACAGCAGACATAAAGTCTCCTACCTGAGAGAGGACACTGACTCTGAGGGA GAGACAATGCACACCATCTTTGGAACCAAGTAG